A genomic stretch from Sulfurovum sp. TSL1 includes:
- a CDS encoding MOSC domain-containing protein: protein MKNVGKVTTLFISVQGSSSRMEKEAFNLDPKGVMEDKYYDTNINRSVLLTSEASYALAGSHNITFPFGSLGENILMDYNPYHLVPGDQLRIGEVLLEISQNCTMCDHLSQIDESLPTLLKNDRGIFAKVIEGGMIKKADEITLLK, encoded by the coding sequence ATGAAAAATGTAGGAAAAGTAACAACTCTTTTTATCTCTGTACAGGGCTCCTCTTCTCGTATGGAAAAAGAGGCATTCAACTTAGATCCAAAAGGTGTCATGGAAGATAAATATTATGACACCAATATCAACCGGTCTGTTCTGCTTACGTCAGAAGCGAGTTATGCTCTGGCCGGCAGCCACAACATCACATTTCCTTTTGGTTCACTGGGTGAAAACATCTTGATGGACTACAACCCATACCATCTTGTACCGGGAGATCAACTGCGTATCGGCGAAGTGCTTTTGGAAATAAGCCAGAACTGTACGATGTGCGATCATCTTTCACAGATAGACGAGAGTCTGCCTACACTGCTTAAAAATGACAGAGGTATTTTTGCTAAGGTGATTGAGGGTGGTATGATTAAGAAAGCAGATGAAATAACCCTCTTGAAGTAA
- a CDS encoding DUF3373 family protein yields the protein MKKILTASLVATLALTSVNATSIADLEAEIAKLKKKDSKLNKKINEVKAHDAGDNIKWGVDMRTSYDNINYDMADGSTQGKDNLYSYRLWLNMAYAPDANNVFKGQLSTNKAMGASFDNPMLRPFDAFDWTTNEALRDTTVRVRQAYWLYLGENAFGMDMPWTFSIGRRPSTNGFLANLSQDDAAASPLGHIINVEYDGLSSKLDLSKVTGVPGMSIKLCAGNGSTNAVPLIGSATPNADVEANGLEDIQLAGFILEPFNNGQIITKALWFKAFDLPDLIDPMAQPFIPNTQTTDGGMLLNPMFGAMQQVGDIQGGAFSAMVDGITEDGYFSDAKVFGSIAYSQTDPDAGSTMLGSAEDKTGTSYWFGAYLPVTVGDDNYGKIGLEYNHGSKYWRSFTYAEDTMAGSKLATRGDAYEANWTYQINEALSMQLRYVQMDYEYTGSNGFFGSSTGTPVKIDDIKAGAAAWNAMTPAQQGGLMTADPATAMQLATAAAYAPMTVETAKDFRFYIRYRF from the coding sequence CCTTGAGGCTGAAATTGCAAAACTTAAGAAAAAAGATAGCAAGCTAAATAAAAAGATCAATGAAGTGAAAGCACACGATGCAGGAGATAACATCAAATGGGGTGTTGACATGAGAACATCATATGATAACATCAATTATGATATGGCTGATGGGTCTACACAAGGAAAAGATAACCTTTACAGCTACAGACTTTGGTTAAATATGGCGTATGCACCAGATGCTAACAATGTATTTAAAGGGCAACTTTCAACGAATAAAGCGATGGGTGCGAGTTTTGACAACCCTATGCTCCGTCCGTTTGATGCATTTGACTGGACAACAAACGAAGCATTAAGAGATACTACCGTTAGAGTTAGACAAGCATACTGGTTGTACCTTGGTGAAAATGCGTTTGGAATGGATATGCCTTGGACATTCTCTATCGGTAGAAGACCGTCAACAAACGGGTTCCTTGCTAATTTAAGTCAAGATGATGCAGCTGCATCTCCACTAGGTCACATCATTAACGTTGAATATGACGGTTTGAGCTCTAAGCTTGATCTTTCAAAAGTGACAGGTGTTCCTGGAATGTCGATCAAACTATGTGCCGGGAATGGTTCTACAAATGCAGTGCCATTGATCGGTTCTGCTACACCAAATGCTGATGTTGAAGCGAATGGATTGGAAGATATCCAACTTGCTGGATTTATCCTTGAACCATTCAATAATGGCCAGATCATCACAAAGGCACTTTGGTTTAAAGCATTCGATCTTCCTGATCTAATTGATCCAATGGCACAACCTTTCATTCCTAATACTCAAACTACTGATGGGGGAATGTTATTGAACCCAATGTTCGGTGCTATGCAGCAAGTGGGAGATATCCAAGGTGGTGCATTCTCTGCGATGGTTGATGGTATCACTGAAGATGGTTATTTCTCAGATGCAAAAGTATTCGGTTCAATCGCATATAGCCAAACTGATCCAGATGCAGGTAGTACAATGTTAGGTTCTGCAGAGGACAAAACAGGTACATCTTACTGGTTTGGTGCTTACCTTCCTGTAACTGTTGGTGATGATAACTATGGTAAAATTGGACTTGAGTATAACCACGGTTCAAAGTACTGGAGATCATTCACTTATGCTGAAGATACTATGGCAGGTTCTAAACTTGCTACACGTGGTGATGCTTATGAAGCTAACTGGACATACCAGATCAATGAGGCACTTAGCATGCAGCTTAGATATGTTCAAATGGACTATGAGTACACAGGAAGCAACGGGTTCTTCGGAAGCTCTACAGGTACCCCAGTGAAAATAGATGATATCAAAGCGGGTGCTGCTGCATGGAATGCTATGACTCCTGCTCAGCAAGGTGGTCTTATGACTGCAGATCCTGCAACGGCAATGCAATTAGCAACGGCTGCTGCATATGCACCGATGACTGTGGAAACAGCAAAAGACTTCAGATTCTACATCAGATATAGATTCTAA
- the soxZ gene encoding thiosulfate oxidation carrier complex protein SoxZ, whose amino-acid sequence MANMKIKAKLKGDVVEVKVMAKHDMLTYDQAKKKGVEANFITHISANVNGKVVFDVSTSQFWSKNPQFKFAFRDSGLKKGDKIEITWTDLSGKTVTEDKNIKGIK is encoded by the coding sequence ATGGCTAATATGAAAATTAAAGCAAAGCTTAAAGGCGATGTTGTAGAAGTAAAAGTAATGGCAAAACATGACATGCTTACTTATGATCAAGCAAAGAAAAAAGGTGTTGAAGCAAACTTCATCACTCACATTAGTGCAAATGTAAACGGTAAAGTAGTATTTGATGTATCTACAAGCCAGTTCTGGTCTAAGAATCCGCAATTCAAATTTGCCTTCAGAGATTCAGGATTGAAAAAAGGTGACAAGATTGAGATCACATGGACAGATCTTAGCGGTAAAACTGTTACTGAAGACAAAAACATCAAAGGTATTAAATAA
- a CDS encoding thiosulfate oxidation carrier protein SoxY, with amino-acid sequence MDRRKFMSLSIAAAAVLPASLSAIDFRATKPDVWTAHTVSDAVKALYGDIKPEESGVKVKAPKVASNGGAIPVTVESDIAAKTVALFQDVNPEAAVCVWDVQEGGIVDFMTKIKMKESGTITAIVEGTDGKFYAGKVTLEVALGGCEG; translated from the coding sequence ATGGATAGAAGAAAATTTATGAGTTTAAGTATAGCTGCAGCAGCTGTATTGCCAGCAAGCTTATCTGCAATTGATTTCAGAGCTACTAAGCCTGATGTATGGACTGCTCACACTGTATCAGACGCGGTTAAAGCACTTTACGGTGATATCAAACCAGAAGAAAGCGGTGTAAAAGTTAAAGCACCAAAAGTAGCAAGTAACGGTGGAGCGATCCCAGTCACTGTAGAGTCAGATATCGCTGCTAAAACTGTAGCTCTTTTCCAAGATGTAAACCCTGAAGCAGCTGTATGTGTATGGGATGTACAAGAGGGTGGAATCGTAGATTTTATGACTAAGATCAAAATGAAAGAATCTGGAACGATCACTGCAATTGTAGAAGGTACTGATGGTAAGTTCTATGCAGGTAAGGTTACACTGGAAGTTGCTCTTGGTGGATGTGAAGGTTAA
- the glmM gene encoding phosphoglucosamine mutase, with translation MELFGTDGVRGKAGKKVSAVHAMRLAMATGIYFKRFSRTNKILVGKDTRRSGYMIENAMVSGLTAVGFDVIQIGPMPTPAIAFLTANMRCDAGIMISASHNPYYDNGIKFFDWDGNKLNREKEKEIEAIYEDDAQIETAQVTGKEIGKSKRIDDVVGRYIVHIKNSFPETATLSGKRVVIDCANGAGYIVGPTILQELGAEVVVLCDKPNGFNINEGCGAMYPEYLAKAVLEYRADVGIALDGDADRLVMVDEKGEVVDGDKLMGVLAVHLKNQGTLKGDGMVATVMSNQGLGEYLTSQGLTLHRSAVGDKNVVEMMQQYGMNFGGEQSGHIIFSDYAKTGDGISSALQALAYLVETGKKASEAFNPYESYPQLLVNLLIQEKRDFDTIEGLDALKEKIEGLGIRHLFRYSGTENKIRLLLEGKDEKKVEEIMQECVIFFKRALA, from the coding sequence TTGGAACTTTTTGGAACAGATGGTGTACGCGGCAAAGCAGGGAAAAAAGTCAGTGCAGTGCATGCCATGCGCTTGGCTATGGCCACAGGCATCTATTTTAAACGATTCAGCAGAACCAACAAAATATTGGTAGGAAAAGATACCAGACGTAGTGGGTACATGATAGAAAACGCTATGGTCTCGGGGCTTACTGCTGTAGGGTTTGATGTGATACAGATAGGGCCTATGCCTACACCGGCCATTGCATTTTTAACAGCGAACATGCGTTGTGATGCAGGGATCATGATCTCTGCAAGCCATAATCCCTATTATGATAACGGTATTAAGTTCTTTGACTGGGACGGAAACAAATTGAACCGTGAAAAAGAGAAAGAGATAGAAGCGATCTATGAGGACGATGCGCAGATAGAAACAGCACAGGTGACAGGTAAAGAGATTGGGAAATCAAAAAGAATAGATGATGTGGTCGGTCGGTACATCGTACATATCAAAAACTCTTTTCCCGAAACAGCTACTCTATCGGGTAAACGTGTCGTAATTGACTGTGCGAACGGAGCGGGATATATTGTCGGCCCTACGATCCTACAGGAGCTTGGTGCAGAGGTTGTGGTGTTATGTGACAAGCCTAACGGATTTAACATCAATGAAGGATGTGGAGCGATGTATCCGGAGTATCTGGCAAAAGCGGTTCTGGAATATCGTGCAGATGTGGGCATCGCCTTGGATGGTGATGCGGATCGGCTTGTGATGGTAGATGAGAAGGGTGAAGTCGTTGATGGAGATAAGTTGATGGGTGTGCTTGCGGTACATCTTAAGAATCAAGGGACACTCAAAGGTGACGGGATGGTTGCTACAGTGATGAGCAATCAGGGACTTGGTGAGTATCTGACTTCACAGGGGCTTACACTCCACCGTTCTGCAGTAGGAGATAAAAATGTCGTGGAGATGATGCAGCAATATGGGATGAACTTTGGTGGAGAGCAGAGTGGGCATATCATTTTCTCAGATTATGCCAAGACGGGAGATGGTATCTCCAGCGCACTGCAGGCTTTGGCATACTTGGTAGAGACGGGTAAAAAGGCGAGTGAAGCATTTAATCCCTATGAGTCGTACCCGCAACTTTTAGTGAACCTTCTGATCCAGGAAAAAAGAGATTTTGATACGATCGAAGGGTTAGATGCCCTCAAAGAAAAAATTGAAGGGTTAGGCATACGTCATCTTTTCCGTTACTCCGGAACAGAAAATAAAATACGCCTTTTGCTCGAGGGAAAAGATGAAAAAAAAGTTGAAGAGATCATGCAAGAGTGTGTAATATTCTTTAAAAGGGCATTAGCTTAA
- the soxC gene encoding sulfite dehydrogenase has translation MNKITKEEFEVVSEVSEQTSRRNFFKKTATYSMGALAAASVVAPVTIDASEHIKANPEDDPNIMEEKPWAVKWGDGVDVNLYGQPSPYEHMVTRRTTPILSSGNYRASIAVTPIQDLSGIITPNGLFFNRNHGGTPTIDPNEHRLMIHGLVEKPIVLTMDQLKRYPNVSRVHFLECPANGGPEWRGPQFNSIQFAKGFMSCAEWTGVYIKDILKDLGLKPEAQWMLAEGNDSSHMGRTIPIDKVLDDAMIVWGQNGEALRPEQGYPIRIVVPGWEANLCVKWLARLEFSSEPFFAKEETSKYTALKYTGKAIQHFYANEVNSVITSPCPEKPWTDLKKGDMVEIEGLAWSGMGTITTVDVSFDGGKNWVEASLKGLVLDRAWTRFSIMHEYTGEPMLLSSRASDDAGHIQPTVKNERAAVGIEGVYHRNGIHTWEIDAKGEVTNVQILS, from the coding sequence ATGAATAAGATAACTAAAGAAGAGTTTGAAGTTGTTTCTGAAGTGTCAGAGCAAACATCAAGAAGAAACTTTTTTAAGAAAACAGCAACTTATTCTATGGGCGCATTAGCTGCAGCTAGTGTTGTCGCACCCGTCACAATAGATGCGAGTGAGCATATTAAAGCAAACCCTGAGGATGATCCAAACATCATGGAAGAGAAACCATGGGCAGTCAAGTGGGGCGATGGTGTAGATGTGAATTTGTATGGTCAGCCATCACCATATGAGCATATGGTAACAAGAAGAACAACACCTATTCTTTCTTCTGGTAACTATAGAGCGTCAATTGCGGTAACACCTATTCAGGATCTGAGCGGTATTATCACACCGAATGGTCTTTTCTTTAACAGAAATCACGGTGGTACACCAACAATTGATCCGAACGAGCATAGACTGATGATTCATGGTCTAGTTGAGAAGCCGATCGTTTTAACGATGGATCAACTTAAAAGATATCCAAATGTAAGTAGAGTTCACTTCCTTGAGTGTCCAGCGAACGGTGGACCAGAGTGGAGAGGACCTCAGTTCAACTCGATCCAATTTGCAAAAGGATTTATGTCTTGTGCTGAGTGGACCGGTGTTTACATCAAAGATATTCTTAAAGATCTTGGTCTTAAACCAGAGGCACAATGGATGCTTGCCGAAGGTAACGACAGTTCACACATGGGTAGAACAATCCCTATAGACAAAGTACTTGATGATGCAATGATCGTTTGGGGACAAAATGGTGAAGCATTACGTCCAGAGCAAGGTTACCCGATCAGAATCGTTGTTCCAGGTTGGGAAGCAAACCTATGTGTGAAATGGTTAGCTAGACTTGAGTTCTCATCTGAGCCATTCTTTGCGAAAGAAGAGACATCTAAATATACGGCATTGAAATATACAGGTAAAGCGATACAGCACTTCTATGCAAATGAAGTGAACTCTGTGATCACTTCGCCATGTCCTGAGAAGCCATGGACAGACCTTAAAAAAGGTGATATGGTAGAGATCGAGGGACTTGCATGGTCTGGTATGGGTACGATCACAACTGTTGATGTATCATTCGATGGCGGTAAAAACTGGGTAGAAGCATCTCTGAAAGGTCTGGTACTTGACAGAGCTTGGACTAGATTCTCTATCATGCATGAATATACAGGTGAGCCAATGCTACTTAGTTCACGTGCTTCAGATGATGCAGGACACATTCAGCCAACAGTTAAAAACGAAAGAGCTGCGGTAGGAATCGAGGGTGTTTACCATAGAAACGGTATCCACACATGGGAAATTGATGCAAAAGGAGAGGTTACAAATGTACAAATCTTATCATAA
- a CDS encoding DUF302 domain-containing protein produces the protein MKHFTKLLLAMLVAMGLVTGTVANDTNTAKHNVSILTADNSDGKITPKTIAAAFEKAGFFINDNRDMTAPWKKQIKDGTKNFDTLEFDVYNLFTIFKKDFVVKLAKKYPNIGLFSPMSMSIWTKKGTKTISISSLSTEAMAEIMGVPADDAELVAYGKLVQETLRAALPNAKEETVTYEMKQPEGPLVSTAQLAMDPDGDWEEQKEEFQAAFEQALIPAMFINAGFNDLNYDIEESGYEGYTFYDVYSICYLEVIYTVAKTHPEAGAFAPCSMYMYQKRGTNTMEIGFPSVYNWIASLGIEDKASHDILLMAQKKMEDILKELTAK, from the coding sequence ATGAAACACTTCACAAAATTGCTACTTGCAATGCTTGTTGCTATGGGACTGGTAACGGGAACTGTTGCAAATGACACGAATACAGCTAAACACAATGTTAGCATTCTAACGGCAGATAACAGCGATGGTAAGATCACGCCTAAAACAATCGCAGCGGCATTTGAAAAAGCTGGTTTTTTCATCAATGACAACAGAGATATGACTGCACCATGGAAAAAACAGATCAAAGACGGTACGAAAAACTTTGATACGCTTGAGTTTGATGTCTATAACCTCTTTACGATCTTCAAAAAAGACTTTGTGGTTAAATTGGCTAAAAAATATCCGAATATCGGGCTTTTCTCTCCAATGAGTATGTCTATCTGGACAAAAAAAGGGACAAAAACGATCTCTATCTCTTCTTTGAGTACTGAGGCAATGGCAGAGATCATGGGTGTTCCTGCGGATGATGCAGAGCTGGTTGCATATGGCAAGCTTGTGCAAGAGACACTTAGAGCAGCACTTCCAAATGCAAAAGAAGAAACAGTAACTTATGAAATGAAGCAGCCGGAAGGTCCACTTGTTTCAACAGCACAATTGGCTATGGATCCTGATGGAGACTGGGAAGAGCAAAAAGAAGAGTTCCAGGCTGCATTTGAACAGGCATTGATCCCGGCTATGTTTATCAATGCAGGATTTAATGACCTTAACTATGATATAGAAGAGAGTGGTTATGAGGGATATACTTTTTATGACGTTTACTCTATCTGTTACCTAGAAGTGATCTATACAGTGGCTAAAACACATCCGGAAGCAGGAGCATTTGCACCTTGTTCAATGTATATGTATCAAAAAAGAGGTACAAACACCATGGAGATCGGATTCCCTTCAGTGTATAACTGGATAGCATCATTGGGGATCGAAGACAAAGCGTCTCACGATATTCTGCTTATGGCACAGAAAAAAATGGAAGATATACTTAAAGAGCTTACAGCTAAATAG
- the rpsT gene encoding 30S ribosomal protein S20, producing the protein MAHHKSAKKRILQTAVRTERNRYYRTRIKNITKAVLEAVAAEDKAAAAAAFATANKQIHSLVSKGFIKKTTAARKVSRLHKMVNAIEAA; encoded by the coding sequence ATGGCACACCATAAGTCAGCAAAAAAACGTATTTTGCAAACTGCTGTAAGAACTGAAAGAAACAGATACTACAGAACGAGAATCAAAAACATCACAAAAGCAGTACTTGAAGCAGTAGCAGCAGAAGATAAAGCAGCAGCGGCAGCAGCTTTCGCAACAGCGAACAAACAAATCCACTCACTGGTAAGCAAAGGTTTCATCAAGAAAACAACTGCTGCGAGAAAAGTAAGCCGTCTTCATAAAATGGTAAATGCTATCGAAGCTGCATAA
- the prfA gene encoding peptide chain release factor 1, with amino-acid sequence MFKEKLQPFIDRYNELSELLSSPDITSDIKRMTELSKEQSDLGPLVERANLYVETADAIKENKELLGDAELGDLAKEELSELEPMLPALEEEIKILMIPKDKNDDKNIFLELRAGAGGDESALFVADVFKMYSRYAEQMGWKIEIVSTNEGTSGGYKELIAQIKGGSVYSKLKYEAGTHRVQRVPDTETQGRVHTSAITVAVIPEVDDVEVDIKPNEIKMDVYRSSGCGGQSVNTTDSAVRLTHIPTGIVVAIQDEKSQHKNRDKAMKVLKARVYEAELQKQLDETSSQRKLQVGSGDRSEKIRTYNYPQNRLTDHRIGLTLYALDDVMNNGNLKLVIDPLIAHAQTEAIQEAGL; translated from the coding sequence ATGTTCAAAGAAAAACTTCAACCTTTCATCGACAGATACAATGAACTCAGTGAACTCCTAAGTTCCCCGGATATCACCAGTGACATTAAGCGCATGACAGAACTCAGTAAAGAGCAGTCTGACCTTGGTCCCTTGGTAGAGAGAGCAAATCTTTACGTTGAAACTGCTGATGCCATAAAAGAGAATAAAGAACTTTTAGGGGATGCAGAGCTTGGTGACCTTGCAAAAGAGGAGCTCAGTGAGTTAGAGCCAATGCTGCCTGCCCTGGAAGAAGAAATTAAAATCCTTATGATCCCGAAAGACAAAAATGATGACAAAAATATCTTTCTTGAACTGCGGGCAGGTGCAGGGGGAGACGAGAGTGCCCTTTTTGTGGCAGATGTCTTCAAAATGTACTCACGCTATGCAGAACAGATGGGATGGAAAATAGAGATCGTCAGTACCAATGAAGGGACTTCAGGGGGGTATAAAGAGCTTATCGCCCAAATTAAAGGCGGCAGTGTCTATTCCAAACTGAAATACGAAGCAGGCACACACCGTGTGCAGCGTGTACCGGATACCGAAACACAAGGACGGGTACATACCTCTGCGATTACTGTGGCTGTCATACCGGAAGTAGATGATGTAGAAGTGGACATCAAACCCAATGAAATAAAAATGGATGTATACCGTTCAAGCGGCTGTGGGGGTCAATCGGTCAATACCACTGATTCTGCCGTACGTTTGACGCACATTCCTACAGGCATTGTCGTCGCCATTCAGGATGAAAAGTCACAGCACAAGAACAGAGACAAAGCCATGAAGGTACTGAAGGCAAGAGTCTATGAGGCAGAGCTGCAAAAGCAGCTGGATGAAACGTCAAGCCAGAGAAAACTTCAAGTGGGTTCTGGAGATCGTTCAGAAAAGATCAGAACATACAATTACCCGCAAAACAGACTGACCGATCATCGCATCGGATTGACACTTTATGCCCTCGATGATGTGATGAACAACGGTAACTTAAAATTGGTCATCGATCCGCTTATCGCCCATGCGCAAACAGAAGCCATCCAGGAAGCAGGTCTTTGA
- a CDS encoding c-type cytochrome yields the protein MYKSYHKKIVASTLLASVVFLGTACNASNGTKDTAEAKSATETKSAAPVTTTMNTEGFDKRVIDAVGPANALVSDSVKKTYGFNNKLVVDGGVTYPSVNGKRGEYYVNDAAHTAAFNKGKIATANEQKAWDIDVMPDGTGLPEGSGTVEEGDEVYETKCASCHGDFGAGSGLYPKLTLGNAYALQKTMKNQRVKPDSEGPQRAFGPYWPYASTLWWYIKTGMPHQAPMSLTTDEVYALSAYILYINEIKIEGELVDDEYELDREKFLKIVMPNVDGFEPKISGPEGQDNVREYYNNPLNYGNGVRCMKDCFEGEPEVQRIGFELTDFNPPLSSEKTLPEVKETGAAAPGKDTYEASCAVCHATDAMGAPAVGDKAAWDAALKKGLDQVYHNAINGKGGMPPKGGAMDLSDEKVKEVVDYMIGASK from the coding sequence ATGTACAAATCTTATCATAAAAAAATTGTTGCGAGTACACTGCTTGCATCAGTAGTATTTTTAGGAACAGCTTGTAATGCATCTAACGGTACAAAAGATACAGCTGAAGCAAAGTCTGCAACGGAAACAAAAAGTGCAGCACCCGTAACTACTACAATGAACACAGAAGGTTTCGATAAAAGAGTCATTGATGCTGTTGGACCTGCAAACGCTTTGGTTTCTGACAGTGTTAAGAAAACATATGGTTTCAATAATAAACTTGTCGTTGACGGTGGGGTAACATATCCGAGTGTCAACGGTAAAAGAGGTGAGTATTATGTCAATGATGCAGCACACACAGCAGCATTCAACAAAGGTAAAATAGCCACTGCAAATGAGCAGAAAGCTTGGGATATCGATGTAATGCCAGACGGTACAGGCCTTCCTGAAGGTTCAGGTACGGTAGAAGAGGGTGATGAAGTGTATGAAACAAAATGTGCATCTTGTCACGGTGACTTTGGTGCAGGTTCTGGGCTTTACCCAAAACTTACATTGGGTAACGCATATGCATTGCAGAAAACAATGAAGAACCAAAGGGTGAAGCCGGATTCTGAAGGTCCTCAGCGTGCGTTTGGTCCATACTGGCCGTATGCGAGTACATTATGGTGGTACATCAAAACAGGTATGCCTCACCAAGCACCTATGTCTTTGACAACAGATGAAGTGTATGCGCTATCAGCATATATCCTTTACATCAATGAGATAAAGATCGAGGGTGAGCTTGTGGATGATGAGTATGAACTTGACAGAGAGAAGTTCCTAAAGATCGTGATGCCAAACGTTGATGGTTTTGAACCTAAGATCAGTGGACCAGAAGGTCAAGACAATGTACGTGAATATTACAACAACCCATTGAACTATGGTAACGGTGTAAGATGTATGAAAGACTGTTTTGAGGGTGAGCCTGAAGTACAGAGAATCGGATTTGAACTTACTGACTTTAACCCACCGTTAAGCTCAGAAAAAACATTGCCTGAAGTAAAAGAAACAGGTGCAGCAGCACCAGGTAAAGATACCTATGAAGCAAGTTGTGCAGTATGTCATGCTACAGATGCAATGGGTGCACCTGCAGTAGGTGACAAAGCAGCATGGGATGCAGCACTTAAAAAAGGTCTGGACCAAGTGTATCACAACGCAATCAATGGAAAAGGCGGTATGCCTCCAAAAGGTGGTGCGATGGACCTTTCAGATGAAAAAGTAAAAGAAGTAGTCGATTATATGATCGGAGCAAGTAAATAA
- the lspA gene encoding signal peptidase II yields the protein MRAFAVFFLVLLGTFIIDQNIKSIFIEGYYRPGQCIDLELHYNKGVAFSMLSFLGPTLKWIQALLVVAILFFVFKEGYIKRYAFPVGLLIGGAMGNVYDRFVHGGVVDYVAWHCGFDFAVFNFADVAIDLAVVWLLVMLYFFPQKSESK from the coding sequence ATGAGAGCTTTTGCTGTCTTTTTCCTGGTCCTTTTGGGGACCTTCATTATAGACCAGAATATCAAATCGATTTTTATTGAGGGATACTATCGTCCGGGACAATGTATAGACCTTGAGCTGCACTATAATAAAGGTGTGGCTTTCTCTATGCTGTCATTTCTCGGACCTACCCTTAAATGGATACAGGCACTCCTTGTGGTGGCGATATTGTTCTTTGTATTTAAAGAAGGGTATATCAAGCGTTATGCCTTTCCTGTAGGGCTGCTGATAGGCGGTGCAATGGGTAATGTGTATGATCGTTTTGTGCATGGGGGCGTAGTGGATTATGTTGCCTGGCATTGTGGATTTGATTTTGCAGTATTCAACTTTGCAGATGTGGCTATAGACCTTGCTGTGGTATGGCTATTGGTGATGCTCTACTTCTTTCCTCAAAAATCAGAAAGCAAATAA
- a CDS encoding thiosulfate oxidation carrier protein SoxY, with product MNRRHFLVLGFCIFPYTAEVLAVDFRKSKPLAWKASSIDDAALALYGREKFATIQKSTAVELIVPRGIVRDPENIPVTIRSALKAKTLAIFQDANPKSLVAVFDIHEENVIEYELPIRMEFKGTVFAVVEGMDGKLYYTREYIEVLHLSCMGSGG from the coding sequence ATGAATCGACGTCATTTTTTAGTTCTGGGTTTTTGCATTTTTCCTTATACAGCAGAAGTGCTGGCGGTAGATTTCAGAAAGAGTAAACCTTTGGCATGGAAGGCCTCTTCTATCGATGATGCAGCACTGGCACTGTATGGAAGAGAAAAATTTGCAACGATCCAAAAGAGTACAGCTGTAGAACTTATCGTCCCTCGAGGCATCGTCAGAGACCCGGAAAACATCCCTGTCACTATACGCTCAGCACTCAAAGCAAAAACTCTTGCCATTTTCCAGGATGCCAATCCCAAGAGTCTGGTCGCAGTCTTTGATATCCATGAAGAGAATGTGATCGAGTATGAGCTTCCTATAAGAATGGAATTTAAAGGAACCGTTTTTGCCGTAGTTGAAGGAATGGACGGAAAACTCTATTATACGCGTGAATATATTGAAGTACTTCACTTAAGCTGTATGGGGTCTGGAGGGTAA